A stretch of Arachis hypogaea cultivar Tifrunner chromosome 15, arahy.Tifrunner.gnm2.J5K5, whole genome shotgun sequence DNA encodes these proteins:
- the LOC112747186 gene encoding CASP-like protein 4D1: MVTRSAASSVMLGLRILTLAASVATVIVIATNNVKFFDGSKLKFQDIHSFRYVLAVAVIAAVYCIVQLPFAIHYAVKQKRAISGELLKEFDFFADKVISVVVATGVAVGFAVSIEFKDFFDDIFDAAGVPKKDPTRTTNDKFYNRAIIASSVLSVAFVSMFVVSVLSSILRSNAK; encoded by the exons ATGGTGACAAGATCTGCGGCCAGTTCAGTTATGCTTGGGCTGAGGATACTTACTCTTGCGGCCTCAGTAGCAACTGTGATTGTAATTGCCACTAACAATGTCAAATTTTTTGATGGCTCTAAGTTGAAGTTCCAAGATATCCATTCATTCAG ATATGTGCTGGCGGTTGCAGTAATTGCTGCAGTATATTGTATAGTGCAACTACCATTTGCCATACACTATGCTGTAAAGCAGAAGAGAGCCATCTCCGGTGAACTATTGAAAGAGTTTGACTTCTTCGCAGACAAG gtTATTAGTGTGGTTGTGGCAACAGGGGTTGCCGTTGGTTTCGCAGTGTCAATAGAGTTCAAAGATTTCTTCGACGACATATTCGACGCTGCGGGTGTTCCAAAGAAAGACCCAACGAGAACCACAAACGACAAGTTCTACAATCGTGCCATTATCGCTTCTTCCGTTCTCTCTGTTGCATTCGTCTCCATGTTTGTCGTTTCGGTCCTTTCTTCCATTCTTCGATCCAATGCCAAATAA